From Methanothrix sp., the proteins below share one genomic window:
- a CDS encoding biopolymer transporter Tol, whose translation MIVRTIALIIFITVFTASGADPGKDRPIAVYTGSEQEQPDIDGHIVVWADGRSGNFDIFMYDLEIGAERWVCIDPFIQINPAVSGYRIVWQDMRSGNADIYLYDVKNRVEQIVCGDNGNQTDPDIDGDVVVWSDDRDGDWNIYLKDLSTNQQERVTSAQRDQITPKVSGSRVVWADERNGNFDIYMYDIKSGSERAICTAAGDQTLPAIDGDIIAWADNRSGEMDIAFFDLSSGKEAVLSRPGIQTAPSVWGRNITWQNNGTEIVLYNIDTGEETVLIRGPIVMEPAIGERGVVWTDYRQGLQDPDIYMWDRTILPDLPVTQDNFNHTNPSIFNDRVVWTDDRTGHYQVYMMNLTTGEEVRITSDEIDHSSIDISEDYVIYTDMRNGNLDVFLYDLKAGKERQLSRDPSDQRYSMIDGRYVVWMDNRTGSDQIYVYDILQGSERQITTQQQAQLMSPVISGDRIVWADRRSGKWDIYMYNLTTGKETPICTNLANQVQPWIHGDTIVWADGRNAPNASIRNWDIYSYNLTTGKETPICTNGYNQGAPCVYGRYVAWLDERGGAADIYLYDLEKGIEVPVSTLPMYQTPSDGKGDPYRVKPIASSRILSDKYIVWMDDSSGRPQIRARSPLWEPLLWLSTDFPSTNGSLMVWSDNRRGDWDIYGFDFFTRSEIPIVRADGDQLYPRASGQNVVWSDYRSGSSDVYMINLTTGEVTEVATGPGDQVWADIYGDEIVWMDNSSGDWDVVLHNISSGITEPLRKQGNQMYPKISGSLIVWQDDRSGNWDIYVYDLRTGNETKLTGDGDQVFPDVSGNTIVWEDRSTGDIAYYIYDKKWSKRYPRPGMQTSPAVSGKYIAYVDEDGSLRRLDVTTWKDDLIASGPGQMKPDMDQKLVWMDAPRGKPRYESLGGQISVVCRAPGEQSMPAVSGNFVVWMDNRTGNPDIYVYDLFRNVEIPLAGGPLYDMYPDIRGTVIAWVGQNPQHDNWAVRTFDVITANRSQLTGAEFFTPSPISIGDRYLVWQDLSFAGWRLYKKLVYGGTEPVEAIPPSGTNPRTAGDIAVYQDNKDGNWNVYIWKGQQKIPVTTDPADQINPVTDGYIVVYQDNRNGNWDIYAFDTNTSKEIRITSDPGDQTNPDIESGVIVWQDNRNGNWDIYAFDLSTGKEIPICTAPGDQTRPRIGSRKIVWEDSRSGDRDIYIYDSYSP comes from the coding sequence TCCGAGCAGGAGCAGCCTGATATCGACGGACACATAGTGGTGTGGGCAGACGGCAGGAGCGGGAACTTCGATATCTTCATGTACGATCTTGAGATAGGCGCTGAGCGGTGGGTCTGCATCGATCCGTTCATTCAGATCAACCCCGCTGTATCGGGCTACAGAATAGTCTGGCAGGATATGCGAAGCGGCAACGCCGACATATACCTCTACGACGTGAAGAATCGGGTCGAGCAGATTGTCTGTGGTGATAACGGCAACCAGACAGATCCTGATATCGACGGCGATGTGGTTGTGTGGAGCGACGACAGGGATGGCGACTGGAACATATACCTCAAGGACCTCTCGACGAACCAGCAGGAGCGGGTGACATCAGCTCAGAGGGACCAGATCACTCCGAAGGTGAGCGGGAGCCGCGTGGTCTGGGCAGACGAGAGGAACGGGAACTTCGACATCTACATGTATGACATCAAGAGCGGATCTGAGAGAGCGATCTGCACCGCAGCCGGCGACCAGACGCTTCCAGCGATAGATGGAGACATCATCGCGTGGGCGGATAACAGATCCGGCGAGATGGATATCGCTTTCTTTGATCTATCATCAGGGAAGGAGGCAGTCCTGTCGAGGCCTGGCATCCAGACAGCGCCATCTGTCTGGGGAAGAAACATCACATGGCAGAACAATGGGACCGAGATAGTGCTCTACAACATAGACACCGGCGAGGAGACAGTTCTCATCAGAGGTCCAATAGTGATGGAGCCGGCAATCGGCGAGAGGGGTGTGGTGTGGACCGACTACAGGCAGGGTTTACAGGATCCTGATATCTACATGTGGGACAGGACGATACTGCCGGATCTGCCCGTGACCCAGGACAACTTCAATCACACAAATCCATCTATCTTCAACGACAGAGTCGTGTGGACGGATGACAGAACAGGGCACTACCAGGTTTACATGATGAATCTGACGACAGGAGAGGAGGTCAGGATCACCAGCGATGAGATCGACCACAGCAGCATTGACATCTCTGAAGATTATGTGATATACACGGACATGAGAAACGGCAACCTTGATGTTTTCCTGTACGATCTCAAGGCCGGGAAGGAGCGGCAGCTCTCCAGGGACCCATCTGACCAGAGATACTCGATGATCGATGGCAGGTATGTGGTGTGGATGGACAACAGGACCGGGAGCGACCAGATCTACGTCTACGACATACTTCAGGGATCAGAGAGGCAGATAACGACACAGCAGCAGGCCCAGCTGATGTCGCCAGTGATCTCAGGCGACAGGATCGTGTGGGCTGATAGACGATCAGGGAAATGGGACATCTACATGTACAATCTGACGACCGGAAAGGAGACCCCGATATGCACAAATCTCGCGAACCAGGTACAGCCCTGGATTCACGGGGATACGATAGTATGGGCTGATGGAAGGAACGCACCCAATGCGAGCATCCGGAACTGGGATATATACTCATACAACCTGACAACAGGAAAAGAGACCCCGATATGCACAAACGGCTACAACCAGGGAGCTCCCTGTGTTTATGGCAGATACGTCGCATGGCTCGATGAGAGGGGAGGAGCAGCAGACATCTACCTTTACGACCTTGAGAAGGGAATAGAGGTGCCGGTATCCACTCTACCGATGTATCAGACGCCTAGCGACGGGAAGGGCGATCCATACAGGGTGAAGCCCATAGCGTCAAGCAGGATACTGAGCGATAAGTACATCGTGTGGATGGACGACAGCTCTGGAAGGCCGCAGATAAGGGCCAGATCTCCGCTCTGGGAGCCGCTTCTGTGGCTGAGCACAGATTTTCCATCAACAAATGGCAGTCTGATGGTCTGGTCTGATAACAGGCGTGGCGACTGGGACATATACGGCTTCGATTTCTTCACGAGATCCGAGATCCCGATAGTGAGGGCGGATGGCGATCAGCTGTACCCGAGGGCCTCGGGCCAGAATGTTGTCTGGTCAGATTACCGGTCAGGCAGCTCTGATGTCTACATGATCAACCTGACAACAGGAGAGGTCACAGAAGTTGCGACCGGACCTGGCGATCAGGTGTGGGCCGATATATACGGGGATGAAATCGTCTGGATGGACAACTCTTCCGGGGACTGGGATGTTGTGCTCCACAACATCTCCAGCGGCATCACAGAACCTCTGCGCAAGCAGGGCAACCAGATGTACCCGAAGATCTCAGGGAGCCTGATCGTCTGGCAGGATGACAGAAGCGGCAACTGGGACATATATGTGTACGATCTGAGGACCGGCAATGAGACGAAGCTAACGGGCGATGGGGATCAGGTCTTCCCAGACGTATCTGGAAATACGATCGTCTGGGAGGATCGGTCCACCGGCGACATCGCGTATTACATCTACGATAAGAAGTGGAGCAAGAGATATCCAAGGCCTGGAATGCAGACATCTCCCGCTGTTTCAGGAAAGTACATAGCATACGTCGATGAGGATGGATCCCTGCGGAGGCTGGATGTGACGACATGGAAGGACGATCTGATCGCATCAGGGCCAGGACAGATGAAGCCGGACATGGATCAGAAGCTGGTGTGGATGGACGCGCCGAGGGGCAAGCCGAGATACGAGAGTCTTGGGGGGCAGATAAGTGTTGTGTGCAGGGCTCCAGGTGAGCAGAGCATGCCAGCGGTGAGCGGAAACTTCGTTGTCTGGATGGACAACCGCACAGGCAATCCTGACATCTATGTATATGACCTCTTCAGAAACGTTGAGATCCCTCTGGCTGGAGGCCCGCTCTACGACATGTATCCTGATATAAGGGGCACTGTGATCGCATGGGTCGGCCAGAACCCGCAGCACGACAACTGGGCGGTCAGAACATTCGATGTGATAACAGCGAACAGATCACAGCTCACGGGTGCTGAGTTCTTCACCCCATCCCCAATATCGATCGGAGACAGGTACCTCGTCTGGCAGGACCTCTCCTTCGCCGGCTGGAGGCTCTACAAGAAGCTGGTATACGGAGGCACGGAGCCTGTTGAGGCGATACCCCCGAGCGGAACGAACCCGAGAACCGCTGGAGATATCGCAGTCTACCAGGACAACAAGGACGGGAACTGGAACGTCTACATCTGGAAGGGGCAGCAGAAGATTCCTGTGACAACAGATCCAGCAGATCAGATCAATCCTGTGACTGATGGATACATCGTGGTGTACCAGGACAACAGGAACGGCAACTGGGACATATACGCCTTCGACACGAATACGAGCAAGGAGATCCGCATAACATCTGATCCGGGCGATCAGACAAATCCGGATATCGAGAGCGGCGTGATCGTCTGGCAGGACAACAGGAACGGCAACTGGGACATCTACGCGTTCGATCTATCCACAGGTAAGGAGATCCCGATATGCACAGCTCCGGGAGACCAGACAAGGCCGCGGATAGGGAGCAGGAAGATAGTATGGGAGGACAGCCGCAGCGGAGACAGGGACATCTACATCTACGACAGCTACTCACCATGA